The sequence GGATGTGCGGGCGATGCGGCGCATGGTAGAGACGATGCACCGGTTGTTTCGGATTCGGAGTTGTGATTACGATTTGCCAAAGTCCAATGTGCGGTTGTGTCTGGATTACGAGATCAAGCGGTGCGACGGGCCGTGCGAGGGTTTGATTGTGGCAGAGGCGTATCAGAAGATTGTGGATGAGGCGGTGTTGTTTTTGACGGGGCGGCACACGCAGGTTATGGTGACGCTTAAAGAGCGGATGAAGCGGGCGGCAGAGGCGTTGAGGTTCGAGGAGGCGGCGATTTATCGGGATCGCATTCAGGCACTGGATCAGGCTTCGAGCCGACAAAAGGTGGTGTCCAATGATTTGACGGATTGGGATGCGATTGCGATTGCACGGGAAGATGACGAGGCTTGCGGGGTGGTGATGGAGGTGCGCGATGGGCGGTTGATCGGGCGGCAGAATTATTTTCTCGGGGGGGTGCTCGATGCGTCTGAGGAGGAGGTGGTTTCAAAATTTGTGCAGTTGTTTTACGCTACGGCTACTTTTGTGCCGCGAGAAGTGTGCCTGCCGGGTGATATTGAGGATCGGGAGACGGTGCTCGATTGGCTTACTGAGCGCTCAGAGGGTGGGGTTGAGATGCGCGTGCCCCAGCGGGGGGATAAGTTTCAGTTGATAAAGATGGCGGGGAATAATGCGCGGTTGTTGTTGTCGGAGCGGCGGTTGAAGCGCGAGAATCGCAGGTCGCAAGCGCCCGCAGCCGTGCAGGCGCTTCAGCGCGATTTGCATCTGGAGAAGCCACCGCGGTGGATCGAGGCGGTGGATATTTCAAATATTCAGGGGTCGGATCCGGTGGCGTCGCTGGTGTGTTTTGTGGATGGCAGGGCGCTAAAGCGCGAGTACCGGCATTTTAAAATTACGGGGTTGGAGGGGCCCAATGATTTTGCGATGATGCAGCAGGTGGTGACGCGGCGGTTTAAGCGGCTGATGGAGGAGGGCAAGAAGTTTCCGGATTTGCTGCTGGTTGACGGGGGCAAGGGTCAGCTTTCGAGCGCGGTTGAGGCGTTGAAAGCGTTGGGGATTGAAGATCAGGCGGTGATTGGTCTGGCGAAGCGGTTGGAGGAGGTGTTTTTGCCGGGGCTGTCCGATCCGCAGAATATTCCGAAGACGTCGTCGTCGTTGAAGTTGTTGCAGATGTTGCGCGATGAGTCGCACCGGTTTGCGATTACATACCACCGCAAGTTGCGCGATAAGCGGACGCTGACGTCGGAGTTAGACGAGATTCCCGGGGTGGGTCCGTCGCGGCGCATCGCACTGTTGAAGCATTTCGGTTCGGTGAAGCGGATTCGAGAAGCAGAGGTGGAGGAGGTGGCAGAGGTTGAGGGGGTGGGGGTGAGATTGGCGGAGGTGATTTGTGAGGGGTTGAAATAATGTCTATAGACCAGATGATAATTGCCCCAAAGTTGGGGCGCGCATTGCAGCGGTTTCTCGATTCTGTGACGCTGGAGCGCGGGTTGTCGGATAATACGGCGCGTGCTTATGAGCGCGATTTGAGCCGGTATTTGACGTTGTTGACGGATTTGGGGATCCGCGCACCCGATGAGATTTCTCAGACGGAGGTGTCCGCGCTGTTGAATTTGCTTTCGGAGATGGGGCTGGAGGCGTCGAGTGTGGCGCGCAATTTGACGGCGGTGCGGATGTTTCACAGGTTTTTGATAGGGGAAGGGCTCGCGCGCAGGGATCCGACGGAGCATTTGAAGCCGCCTAAGTTGGGGCGAAAATTGCCGTCGGTGCTGAATATTTACGAGGTTGAGCGGTTGATGCTGGCGCCGGATGTGGAGACGCCCTTAGGGCTACGCGATCGCGCGCTTATAGAGATGCTTTATGGGGCGGGGCTGCGGGTGTCGGAGTTGATCGGGTTGTCGCAGGTGGATTTGCTGTTTGATGTGGAGGTGGTTCGGGTGCTGGGCAAGGGCGGGCGCGAGCGCGTGGTGCCGATTGGGTCAGAGGGTATTGAGTGGGTGTCTGAGTATTTGGATGCGGTGCGTCCGGAGTTGGTCAAGCTGCAAACCGGGTCTGAGGTGTTTTTGAATTTTCGCGGTGGTCCGTTGTCGCGGATGGGTGTGTGGAAGGTGCTGAGGCAATACGTGGTGCTGGCGGGGTTGGAGAAGAAGGTGAGTCCACATACGCTGCGGCATTCTTTTGCGACGCATTTGCTGGAGGGGGGCGCAGATTTGCGGGCGGTGCAAGAGATGCTGGGGCATGCGGATATTTCAACGACGCAGATTTATACGCATGTGGATCGGGAGTATTTGAAGGAGGTACACCGGACGTTTCATCCGAGGGCATGAGAAGTGTGAAGATGGATTGATGAAAAAATAGGTGCTTCCAGGGCCTCTACGCTTTTGTATTGCAAGAGAAATATTTTACCTTATTTTTTCCGTATTCGCAGTATTCGCAGAGAAAGCCATTTTACAAGGGAGGTTGTTATGTTTCGGGATGTTTGTCGCGTGTTCGTGTTGGCACTGGTGGCCGGTGCGATGTGGGTTGGTGGTAATGCACAGATCACGAGTTCTTCCGCGATGGCCGCCGATGACGACGATGCGCTCACAAAAGCTTATGTGATGAAGGCCATTGAGCGTTACCAGCGCGATGGGCGGGAAGCCGCACTCGCATACTACAATAGCCGAGAAAGCATCGAAGGCGAGCGGTTCATGAATATCATTGACCCGCAGCAAAGCGTCATACTGGCAAGCGGTTTATCCACTCGCGTCGGTGCGCCCGCGCCCGCCCTCGGTCCAGTCACTCCGGAAGGTATCTGGATGGATCATCAAGATATTCATCACATAACCCGACAGTTAGGCCCCAAGCGCAGCTTCCTCATTCGGCACGATGATCTCGTTTTCATGGCCGGGCATTTCACGTTGCAAGAAAATCTGGCCGACGTCACCCGCAATTACATCGCCAAAGCGATCGCGCACTACGGCCGAGAGGGCCTGGAAGCGACTGTCGCGTATTACAACAGCCGGGAAAGCGTGGATGGGCATTTTTATTTGTTCCTCATCGGGGCCGATGATCTCTACCTGGCACATCCCATTTTCCCGCACCTGATCGGCACGGACATCAAGGACGTGGTGGGTTCGGACGGTCAAGAATTGGGCAAGGAAATCGCCGAGGCGACCGAGGAAGGCCATTGGGTGGAATACCTGTGGCCGAACCCGGTAACACAGCGGGAAGAACACAAGGCGGCCTGGGTGGTGCGCCACGACGGGCTGATCTTCGCATCGGGCTACTACACGTCAGATACCGAGGCCGGGTCGCCGCCCTGGCAGGGTGCCGATCCGAGGGAGTACACCGTGGCGTACGTGCAACGGGCCATTGAACGCTACAAGAGCGATGGCCTGGAGGCGATGAAGGCATACTACAACAGCGTGGCCTCCATTGAGGGCGA comes from Gemmatimonadota bacterium and encodes:
- the uvrC gene encoding excinuclease ABC subunit UvrC; protein product: MSEHIDGIVALMPREPGVYMMKGDEGQIIYIGKAKMLRSRVQQYFRPNAHDGRRQFRALVRNVRDLEYIVTDTELEALILEANLIKAHKPRYNISLKDDKKYPYIRITKEAFPRVVVTRDVVEDGSRYLGPYTDVRAMRRMVETMHRLFRIRSCDYDLPKSNVRLCLDYEIKRCDGPCEGLIVAEAYQKIVDEAVLFLTGRHTQVMVTLKERMKRAAEALRFEEAAIYRDRIQALDQASSRQKVVSNDLTDWDAIAIAREDDEACGVVMEVRDGRLIGRQNYFLGGVLDASEEEVVSKFVQLFYATATFVPREVCLPGDIEDRETVLDWLTERSEGGVEMRVPQRGDKFQLIKMAGNNARLLLSERRLKRENRRSQAPAAVQALQRDLHLEKPPRWIEAVDISNIQGSDPVASLVCFVDGRALKREYRHFKITGLEGPNDFAMMQQVVTRRFKRLMEEGKKFPDLLLVDGGKGQLSSAVEALKALGIEDQAVIGLAKRLEEVFLPGLSDPQNIPKTSSSLKLLQMLRDESHRFAITYHRKLRDKRTLTSELDEIPGVGPSRRIALLKHFGSVKRIREAEVEEVAEVEGVGVRLAEVICEGLK
- the xerD gene encoding site-specific tyrosine recombinase XerD, with amino-acid sequence MSIDQMIIAPKLGRALQRFLDSVTLERGLSDNTARAYERDLSRYLTLLTDLGIRAPDEISQTEVSALLNLLSEMGLEASSVARNLTAVRMFHRFLIGEGLARRDPTEHLKPPKLGRKLPSVLNIYEVERLMLAPDVETPLGLRDRALIEMLYGAGLRVSELIGLSQVDLLFDVEVVRVLGKGGRERVVPIGSEGIEWVSEYLDAVRPELVKLQTGSEVFLNFRGGPLSRMGVWKVLRQYVVLAGLEKKVSPHTLRHSFATHLLEGGADLRAVQEMLGHADISTTQIYTHVDREYLKEVHRTFHPRA
- a CDS encoding cache domain-containing protein encodes the protein MFRDVCRVFVLALVAGAMWVGGNAQITSSSAMAADDDDALTKAYVMKAIERYQRDGREAALAYYNSRESIEGERFMNIIDPQQSVILASGLSTRVGAPAPALGPVTPEGIWMDHQDIHHITRQLGPKRSFLIRHDDLVFMAGHFTLQENLADVTRNYIAKAIAHYGREGLEATVAYYNSRESVDGHFYLFLIGADDLYLAHPIFPHLIGTDIKDVVGSDGQELGKEIAEATEEGHWVEYLWPNPVTQREEHKAAWVVRHDGLIFASGYYTSDTEAGSPPWQGADPREYTVAYVQRAIERYKSDGLEAMKAYYNSVASIEGEWYLFATDADDIYHVHPLISKLIGTDLKDVVGSDGYELGKALVKAEEGVGVWVEYLWPHPVTLAEVPKVGYAIRRDGLLFASGYYPAPESPEAGTKAYVQAAIDKYKQEGLEATVAYYGSRESIEGQSSLFLIDENGRIAVFLVAPGAVGLNIESVKVPSTGFELGKEIVRATEAGHWIHYQRPNVRTGVILDAHAWVIRYDGLVFGSSYFGEPAD